In Enterobacter sp. 638, a single window of DNA contains:
- the mdh gene encoding malate dehydrogenase gives MKVAVLGAAGGIGQALALLLKTQLPSGSELSLYDIAPVTPGVAVDLSHIPTAVKIKGFSGENARPALEGADVVLISAGVARKPGMDRSDLFNVNAGIVKNLVQQIAETCPKACVGIITNPVNTTVAIAAEVLKKAGVYDKNKLFGVTTLDIIRSNTFVAELKGKSPSDIEVPVIGGHSGVTILPLLSQIPGVSFSEQEVADLTKRIQNAGTEVVEAKAGGGSATLSMGQAAARFGLSLVRALQGEKGVVECAYVEGDGEHARFFSQPLLLGKNGIEERQSIGKLSAFEQQAMEGMLDTLKKDITLGEEFVSK, from the coding sequence ATGAAAGTCGCAGTCCTCGGCGCTGCTGGTGGTATCGGCCAGGCGCTTGCCCTACTACTGAAAACCCAACTGCCTTCCGGCTCAGAACTCTCCCTGTATGATATTGCTCCGGTCACACCTGGTGTGGCAGTTGACTTGAGCCACATCCCAACAGCTGTGAAAATCAAAGGCTTCTCCGGTGAAAACGCACGTCCAGCCCTTGAAGGCGCAGATGTGGTGCTGATCTCCGCGGGTGTCGCGCGTAAACCGGGGATGGATCGTTCCGATCTATTCAACGTTAACGCCGGTATCGTGAAAAACCTGGTTCAACAGATTGCTGAAACCTGCCCGAAAGCGTGCGTGGGTATCATCACCAACCCAGTCAACACCACAGTAGCTATCGCAGCAGAAGTGCTGAAGAAAGCCGGTGTATACGATAAGAACAAACTGTTTGGCGTAACCACGCTGGACATCATCCGTTCCAACACGTTTGTTGCGGAACTGAAAGGCAAATCACCGTCTGATATCGAAGTGCCGGTTATCGGTGGTCACTCTGGCGTGACGATTCTGCCATTGCTGTCGCAGATCCCTGGCGTGAGTTTCTCCGAGCAGGAAGTGGCCGACCTGACCAAACGTATTCAGAACGCAGGCACCGAAGTGGTCGAAGCGAAAGCGGGTGGCGGTTCTGCAACATTGTCTATGGGCCAGGCGGCTGCACGTTTTGGTCTGTCTCTGGTACGTGCGCTGCAAGGCGAGAAAGGCGTAGTAGAATGTGCGTATGTTGAAGGTGATGGCGAGCACGCTCGCTTCTTCTCACAGCCGCTGCTGCTGGGCAAAAATGGTATCGAAGAACGTCAGTCAATCGGCAAGCTGAGCGCGTTTGAACAACAAGCGATGGAAGGCATGCTGGACACGTTGAAGAAAGATATCACTCTGGGTGAAGAGTTCGTCAGCAAGTAA
- the degQ gene encoding serine endoprotease DegQ, with product MKKKNQLLSAIALSVGLSLTASWPAAAALPSQVPGEAAIPSLAPMLEKVLPAVVSIKVEGTAAQSQRIPEELKKYFGEEGPDQQTQPFEGLGSGVVIDAAKGYVLTNNHVISQADKISVQMNDGREFDAKLIGSDDQSDIALLQIQNPSKLTQIVIADSDKLRVGDFAVAVGNPFGLGQTATSGIISALGRSGLNLEGLENFIQTDASINRGNSGGALLNLNGELIGINTAILAPGGGSVGIGFAIPSNMAKILSQQLIESGEVKRGLLGIKGMEMSADIAKAFNLDVQRGAFVSEVLANSGSAKAGVKSGDIIVSLNGKPLSSFAELRSRVATTEPGTKVKLGLLRDGKPLEVEVTLDKSTSSSASAELIAPALQGAALSDGQLKDGTKGISIESVEKSSPAAQAGLHQDDVIIGVNRSRVQSIAEMRKVLESKPAVIALQIIRGNDTLYILLR from the coding sequence ATGAAGAAAAAAAACCAGCTGTTAAGCGCGATTGCGTTAAGTGTCGGGTTATCTCTCACGGCGTCATGGCCTGCGGCTGCGGCCCTGCCTTCGCAAGTGCCTGGTGAGGCAGCCATTCCAAGCCTTGCGCCAATGCTTGAAAAAGTGTTGCCGGCGGTGGTCAGCATTAAGGTTGAGGGCACGGCGGCACAGAGCCAACGTATACCAGAAGAGCTAAAAAAATATTTTGGTGAAGAGGGACCCGATCAGCAAACCCAGCCGTTTGAAGGGCTTGGCTCCGGGGTAGTGATTGATGCGGCGAAAGGCTACGTGCTGACGAACAATCACGTTATCAGCCAGGCCGATAAAATCAGCGTGCAAATGAATGATGGTCGCGAGTTCGATGCCAAACTGATTGGCAGCGACGATCAAAGTGACATCGCGCTACTGCAAATCCAGAATCCCAGCAAGCTGACGCAAATTGTTATCGCGGATTCCGACAAATTGCGTGTCGGAGATTTTGCCGTGGCCGTGGGTAACCCTTTCGGTCTGGGCCAGACGGCAACCTCAGGCATTATCTCTGCGTTGGGTCGTAGCGGTCTAAATCTCGAAGGCCTGGAGAACTTTATCCAGACTGACGCCTCCATTAACCGCGGGAATTCCGGCGGCGCACTGCTAAACCTCAACGGTGAGCTGATTGGTATTAACACCGCGATTCTTGCTCCCGGTGGCGGCAGCGTTGGTATTGGCTTTGCGATCCCCAGCAATATGGCCAAAATCCTCTCGCAACAGCTGATTGAATCCGGCGAGGTAAAACGCGGTCTGCTGGGAATTAAAGGCATGGAAATGAGCGCTGATATCGCAAAAGCCTTTAATCTCGACGTGCAGCGTGGGGCGTTTGTCAGTGAAGTTCTGGCGAACTCCGGCTCCGCAAAAGCGGGTGTGAAATCGGGCGATATCATCGTTAGCCTCAACGGTAAGCCGCTGAGCAGCTTCGCTGAATTACGCTCACGTGTTGCCACCACGGAACCTGGGACGAAGGTGAAGCTTGGGTTGCTGCGCGATGGCAAACCGCTGGAAGTCGAAGTTACGCTGGATAAGAGCACCTCATCGTCGGCCAGTGCTGAACTGATTGCCCCTGCACTACAAGGTGCGGCGCTCAGCGATGGTCAGCTTAAAGACGGTACAAAAGGTATTTCTATCGAGAGCGTCGAAAAGAGCAGTCCCGCCGCGCAGGCAGGCCTGCATCAGGATGACGTGATTATCGGTGTTAACCGCAGCCGTGTTCAGTCGATCGCCGAGATGCGCAAGGTCCTGGAAAGCAAGCCAGCAGTGATTGCGCTGCAAATCATCCGTGGCAACGATACGCTCTACATTCTATTACGCTAA
- the aaeX gene encoding p-hydroxybenzoic acid efflux pump operon protein AaeX, giving the protein MSLFPVFVVFGLSFPPIFFELILSLAIFWLVRKLLAPTGIYDFVWHPALFNTALYCCLFYLISRMFV; this is encoded by the coding sequence ATGAGTCTGTTTCCCGTTTTCGTGGTGTTTGGTCTGTCCTTCCCACCGATTTTTTTCGAACTGATTTTATCACTGGCGATTTTCTGGCTGGTGCGTAAGCTGCTGGCCCCGACCGGTATCTACGATTTTGTCTGGCACCCTGCATTGTTTAATACCGCGCTGTATTGCTGCCTTTTCTACTTAATATCGCGCATGTTTGTCTGA
- the yhcN gene encoding peroxide/acid stress response protein YhcN yields the protein MKIKSTVAALSVMSVLSFGAFAADSINADQAQSRQAMGTVSVGAIGTSPMDMHEMLNKKAQEQGASSYRVIEARSGDHWHATAELYK from the coding sequence ATGAAAATCAAATCAACTGTAGCAGCACTGAGCGTTATGTCTGTCCTGTCATTCGGTGCTTTCGCCGCCGACTCTATTAATGCGGATCAGGCACAATCCCGTCAGGCGATGGGCACCGTTTCAGTCGGCGCTATCGGGACTTCTCCGATGGATATGCATGAAATGCTGAACAAAAAAGCGCAAGAGCAAGGTGCATCATCTTATCGCGTGATCGAAGCGCGTTCAGGCGATCACTGGCATGCGACTGCTGAACTGTACAAATAA
- the aaeR gene encoding HTH-type transcriptional activator AaeR, which yields MERLKRMSVFAKVVEFGSFTAAARQLQMSVSSISQTVSKLEDELQVKLLNRSTRSIGLTEAGKIYYQGCRRMLHEVQDVHEQLYAFNNTPIGTLRIGCSSTMAQNVLAGMTAEMLKEYPGLTVNLVTGIPAPDLIADGLDVVIRVGALQDSSLFSRRLGSMPMVVCASKNYLLQFGVPEKPADLSNHSWLEYSVRPDSEFELIAPEGLSTKLLPQGRFVTNDPMTISRWLVAGAGIAYVPLMWVINEINSGELEILFPRYQSDPRPVYALYTEKDKLPLKVQVCINYLTDYFVEVAELYQGMRGRRKE from the coding sequence ATGGAACGTTTAAAGCGCATGTCCGTCTTTGCCAAAGTCGTCGAATTTGGCTCTTTTACCGCTGCTGCAAGGCAGCTGCAGATGAGTGTGTCATCCATCAGCCAGACGGTGTCAAAACTGGAAGATGAACTTCAGGTCAAACTGCTAAACCGCAGCACCCGTAGTATTGGGCTGACGGAGGCCGGTAAAATTTATTATCAAGGCTGTCGGCGCATGCTGCATGAAGTTCAGGATGTGCATGAACAACTTTATGCCTTTAACAACACCCCTATCGGCACGCTGCGCATCGGGTGTTCTTCAACTATGGCACAAAATGTCCTCGCCGGTATGACCGCGGAAATGCTGAAAGAGTACCCAGGGCTGACGGTGAATTTAGTCACCGGGATCCCGGCACCGGACCTGATTGCTGACGGGCTGGACGTCGTGATCCGCGTCGGTGCGCTCCAGGATTCGAGCCTTTTCTCCCGTCGACTGGGCAGTATGCCTATGGTCGTCTGTGCCTCAAAAAATTATCTGTTGCAATTTGGTGTCCCGGAAAAACCTGCGGATCTGAGCAATCATTCATGGCTGGAATACAGCGTGCGGCCGGACAGCGAGTTTGAGCTGATCGCACCAGAAGGCCTGTCAACCAAACTGCTGCCGCAGGGACGGTTTGTGACCAACGATCCGATGACTATTTCTCGCTGGCTGGTGGCCGGTGCGGGGATCGCATACGTACCGCTGATGTGGGTGATCAATGAGATCAACAGCGGTGAACTGGAGATCCTGTTCCCGCGTTATCAGTCGGATCCGCGCCCGGTCTACGCGCTGTACACCGAAAAGGACAAGCTGCCGCTGAAGGTTCAGGTGTGCATTAACTATCTGACGGATTATTTTGTGGAAGTGGCGGAGTTGTATCAGGGAATGCGAGGGCGAAGAAAAGAGTAA
- a CDS encoding NAD-dependent succinate-semialdehyde dehydrogenase — protein MTTQTLQDNALFQTGYLVDGVWKTLDTTFDVLNPATGEVVAKVAKAGKKETEEAIAAASRAFPEWRAKTAKERSAILYRWYELIIENKRWLGQLMTTEQGKPLKEAEGEVEYAASFIQWFAEQAKRANGEIIPPVKPGSRILATREPIGVVAAITPWNFPMAMLTRKLGPALAAGCTGVIKPANNTPLSAFALLTLAKKAGVPDGVLNAVAGNTHEISDAIMASHEVRKISFTGSTEVGKTLMRNAAETMKKVSMELGGNAPYIVFDDADIDAAVKGAIANKFRNAGQVCVSVNRFYIQETVYDTFVTKLAEAVETLKVGNGQEEGVIVGPLIEPSAVKKVREHVEDAVAKGATVLAGGKPHALGGNFWLPTVLGDCHEGMKLAEEETFGPVAACFRFTSEEEVIQRANNTPFGLAAYFYTQNLQRVFRVSQAIESGMIGINECAVSTELGPFGGVKESGLGREGSVLGLEEFLEVKTLHIGGL, from the coding sequence ATGACCACCCAGACTCTTCAGGATAATGCGCTTTTCCAGACCGGCTATCTGGTCGATGGCGTGTGGAAAACGCTGGACACCACCTTTGATGTGCTCAACCCGGCAACGGGTGAAGTGGTCGCGAAAGTGGCGAAGGCGGGTAAAAAAGAGACCGAAGAAGCCATCGCGGCAGCCAGTCGCGCTTTTCCTGAATGGCGTGCCAAAACGGCGAAAGAGCGTTCGGCGATCCTGTATCGTTGGTATGAATTAATTATCGAGAATAAACGCTGGCTCGGACAGCTGATGACCACGGAACAGGGCAAACCCTTAAAAGAGGCAGAGGGCGAAGTGGAATATGCCGCTAGTTTTATTCAGTGGTTTGCTGAGCAGGCAAAACGCGCCAACGGCGAGATTATCCCGCCCGTAAAACCGGGCTCCCGCATTCTGGCAACCCGTGAGCCGATCGGCGTCGTGGCGGCAATCACGCCGTGGAATTTCCCAATGGCGATGCTGACCCGCAAGCTCGGTCCGGCACTCGCTGCAGGCTGTACCGGGGTCATTAAACCCGCCAACAATACTCCGCTTAGCGCGTTCGCCCTGTTAACGCTGGCGAAAAAAGCCGGTGTTCCGGATGGCGTGCTTAATGCGGTGGCGGGAAATACCCATGAAATCAGCGACGCGATTATGGCCAGTCACGAGGTGCGTAAAATCTCGTTTACCGGCTCTACCGAGGTGGGCAAAACCCTCATGCGTAACGCTGCGGAAACCATGAAAAAGGTGTCGATGGAGCTGGGCGGCAATGCGCCTTACATCGTCTTTGACGATGCCGACATCGATGCAGCTGTGAAAGGCGCGATTGCCAATAAATTCCGTAACGCGGGGCAGGTGTGCGTTAGCGTGAACCGCTTCTATATCCAGGAAACTGTCTACGATACCTTCGTGACAAAACTCGCCGAAGCGGTTGAGACGCTGAAAGTGGGGAACGGTCAGGAAGAGGGCGTCATTGTGGGTCCATTAATTGAACCTTCCGCCGTCAAAAAAGTGCGTGAACACGTCGAGGATGCCGTCGCGAAAGGCGCAACCGTGCTGGCGGGGGGGAAACCGCATGCGTTGGGCGGCAATTTCTGGCTCCCGACCGTGCTTGGCGATTGTCACGAAGGGATGAAACTTGCCGAAGAAGAGACGTTTGGCCCCGTTGCAGCGTGCTTCCGTTTTACCTCTGAGGAAGAAGTTATTCAGCGTGCGAATAATACGCCGTTTGGTCTGGCCGCTTACTTCTATACGCAAAACCTGCAGCGGGTTTTCCGCGTCTCGCAGGCGATTGAAAGCGGCATGATTGGCATCAATGAATGCGCCGTCTCAACCGAGCTGGGGCCGTTTGGCGGTGTGAAAGAGTCAGGGCTGGGCCGCGAGGGATCGGTGCTGGGGCTAGAGGAATTTCTGGAAGTCAAAACCCTGCATATCGGGGGATTATAA
- the yhcN gene encoding peroxide/acid stress response protein YhcN: MKTKLIIATLGLASVLSFGASAAAHLVNSDEAQNLQSMGSVSVTAIGGAPMDIRQKLAAKAEKAGASSYRVTELTQGDHWHATAELYK, encoded by the coding sequence ATGAAAACCAAATTAATCATCGCAACCCTTGGCTTAGCTTCCGTTCTCTCCTTCGGTGCCAGCGCTGCTGCACACCTGGTGAATTCAGACGAAGCGCAGAATCTGCAATCAATGGGTAGCGTATCGGTCACCGCCATTGGGGGCGCCCCAATGGATATTCGTCAGAAACTGGCAGCTAAAGCTGAGAAAGCCGGTGCCAGCAGCTATCGCGTGACTGAGTTAACTCAGGGCGATCACTGGCACGCAACGGCTGAGCTGTACAAATAA
- the degS gene encoding outer membrane-stress sensor serine endopeptidase DegS — translation MFLKLFRSVAIGLVVGGLLLAAMPSLRQLNQLAAPRFDSTDETPVSYNQAVRRAAPAVVNVYNRGLNSSAHNQLEIRTLGSGVIMDERGYIITNKHVINDADQIIVALQDGRVFEALLVGSDTLTDLAVLKINATGGLPVIPINRKRTPHIGDVVMAIGNPYNLGQTITQGIISATGRIGLNPSGRQNFLQTDASINHGNSGGALVNSLGELMGINTLSFDKSNDGETPEGIGFAIPFQLANKIMDKLIRDGRVIRGYIGIGGREIAPMHTQGGGIDQIQGIVVNEVTPGGPAANAGLQVNDVIVSVNGTPAVSALETMDQVAEIRPGSIIPVEVMRNDKKLTLQVTIQEYPATN, via the coding sequence ATGTTTCTTAAGCTATTTCGTTCAGTTGCTATCGGTTTGGTCGTTGGCGGCCTGTTATTGGCTGCAATGCCCTCTTTACGTCAGTTAAATCAGCTGGCGGCACCGCGTTTCGACAGCACCGATGAGACGCCTGTGAGCTACAACCAGGCGGTTCGCCGTGCTGCGCCTGCTGTGGTTAACGTCTATAACCGCGGCCTCAACAGTTCCGCGCATAATCAACTTGAGATTCGTACTCTCGGCTCCGGCGTGATCATGGATGAGCGCGGCTACATCATTACCAACAAACACGTCATTAACGACGCCGATCAGATTATCGTCGCCCTGCAGGATGGCCGCGTGTTTGAAGCCTTATTGGTTGGCTCGGACACGCTGACCGATCTCGCCGTCCTCAAAATCAATGCCACGGGCGGGCTGCCGGTGATTCCGATCAACCGTAAACGCACGCCGCATATCGGCGATGTGGTGATGGCAATTGGTAACCCGTATAACCTTGGGCAAACCATTACCCAGGGGATTATCAGCGCCACCGGTCGTATCGGTTTGAATCCCTCCGGGCGACAAAACTTCCTGCAAACGGACGCCTCCATTAACCACGGTAACTCCGGCGGCGCGCTGGTGAATTCGCTGGGAGAATTAATGGGCATCAATACCCTGTCGTTCGATAAAAGTAACGATGGCGAAACGCCTGAGGGCATCGGTTTTGCGATCCCGTTCCAGCTGGCCAACAAAATTATGGACAAGCTGATTCGCGATGGTCGCGTCATTCGCGGCTATATTGGCATCGGTGGCCGAGAAATTGCGCCAATGCACACTCAGGGCGGCGGCATCGATCAGATTCAGGGTATCGTGGTCAATGAAGTGACACCGGGTGGTCCGGCGGCTAACGCGGGGCTACAGGTGAACGACGTGATTGTTTCGGTCAATGGCACGCCTGCCGTATCCGCACTAGAAACAATGGATCAGGTAGCAGAGATTCGTCCTGGCTCGATTATTCCGGTCGAAGTCATGCGTAATGACAAAAAACTGACGCTTCAGGTGACGATTCAGGAATATCCCGCCACTAACTAA
- a CDS encoding barstar family protein, producing MNIYTFDFDEIDSQEDFWHEFSRTFGLERDKVTNLDSLWDVIVSGGLPMPLEIEFTHLPEKLRRRFGALILLFDEAEEELQGQLRFNVRPS from the coding sequence ATGAATATCTACACGTTTGATTTTGATGAAATCGACAGTCAGGAAGACTTCTGGCATGAATTTTCACGCACTTTTGGACTTGAGCGGGATAAAGTCACGAATCTGGATTCGTTATGGGATGTGATTGTTAGCGGGGGATTGCCCATGCCGCTGGAGATCGAGTTTACCCATCTGCCGGAGAAACTCCGTCGACGGTTTGGCGCATTGATTCTGCTGTTTGATGAAGCGGAAGAAGAGCTGCAGGGGCAGTTACGCTTTAACGTTCGGCCTTCCTGA
- the aaeA gene encoding p-hydroxybenzoic acid efflux pump subunit AaeA, with the protein MKTLTRNISRTAITVALVILAFIAISRAWVFYTESPWTRDARFSADIVAIAPDVAGLITAVNVRDNQLVKKDQVLFTIDQPRYQKALEESEADVAYYQALTTEKRREAGRRNKLGIQAMSREEIDQSNNLLQTVLHQLAKAEATRDLAKLDLERTVIRAPSDGWVTNLNVYTGEFITRGSTAVALVKQHSFYVLAYMEETKLEGVRPGYRAEITPLGSNRVLKGTVDSIAAGVTNSSATRDSKGMATVDSNLEWVRLAQRVPVRIRLDDEQGNLWPAGTTATVVITGEKDRNASNDSLFRKIAHRLREFG; encoded by the coding sequence GTGAAAACACTAACAAGAAATATCTCCCGTACTGCCATTACTGTGGCGCTGGTTATTCTGGCCTTTATCGCCATCTCGCGCGCATGGGTATTTTATACCGAATCACCCTGGACTCGTGATGCACGCTTTAGCGCGGATATCGTGGCGATTGCGCCTGATGTGGCGGGCCTCATTACAGCGGTCAACGTGCGTGATAATCAGCTGGTCAAAAAAGATCAGGTTCTCTTTACGATTGACCAGCCGCGTTATCAGAAAGCATTAGAAGAGTCAGAAGCAGACGTGGCCTATTATCAGGCGCTCACCACGGAAAAGCGTCGTGAGGCGGGGCGTCGCAACAAGTTAGGCATTCAGGCGATGTCTCGCGAAGAGATTGATCAGTCGAATAACCTGCTGCAAACCGTTCTTCATCAGTTGGCAAAAGCAGAAGCCACCCGCGATCTGGCGAAACTGGATCTGGAACGCACTGTCATCCGCGCGCCCTCGGATGGCTGGGTGACAAACCTCAACGTCTACACGGGCGAGTTTATTACGCGCGGCTCAACGGCAGTGGCGTTGGTCAAACAGCACTCCTTCTACGTTCTGGCTTATATGGAAGAGACCAAGCTTGAGGGCGTCCGCCCAGGGTATCGCGCTGAAATCACGCCGCTTGGCAGCAACCGAGTGCTGAAAGGCACGGTGGACAGCATTGCCGCGGGCGTCACCAACTCCAGCGCCACTCGCGACAGCAAAGGCATGGCGACGGTGGATTCCAATTTAGAATGGGTGCGCCTGGCGCAGCGTGTGCCGGTGCGCATTCGCCTGGATGACGAGCAGGGAAATCTGTGGCCCGCCGGGACTACGGCGACGGTAGTCATTACTGGCGAGAAAGACCGCAATGCCAGCAATGACTCTCTGTTCCGTAAAATCGCGCATCGCCTGCGTGAGTTTGGGTAA
- the aaeB gene encoding p-hydroxybenzoic acid efflux pump subunit AaeB, translating into MGIFTIASQHLRFAVKLAFAIVLALFVGFHFQLETPRWAVLTAALVAAGPAFAAGGEPYSGAIRYRGMLRIVGTFIGCAAALVIIITMIRSPLLMLMVCCVWAGFCTWVSSLVKVENSYAWGLSGYTALIIVITIQAEPLLAPQFAVERCSEIVIGIVCAIVADLLFSPRSIKQEVDRELDAMIVAQYQLMQLCIKHGDSAEMDNAWGALVRRTAALEGMRSNLNMESSRWSRANRRLKAINTVSLTLITQACETFLIQNTRPEVVTDTFRELFEAPVETVQDVHRQLKRMRRVMAWTGEHDTPVTIYTWVGAATRFLLLKRGVVSNTKISAIEEDVLQSEVVIKPESAERHHAMVNFWRTTLACMLGALFWLWTGWTSGTGAMVMIAVVTSLAMRLPNPRMVAIDFLYGAIAALPIGAFYFLVVLPSTQQSMLLLCISLAVLAFFIGIEVQKRRLGSLGALASTINILVLDNPMTFHFSQFLDSALGQLVGCFLAMMVILLVRDNSQARTGRVLLNQFVSAAVSAMTTNTARRKENHLPALYQQLFLLLTKFPGDVAKFRLALTMIIAHQRLRNAPVPINDDLSAFHRQLRHTADRVISASSDDKRRRYFSQLLEELNVYQEKLRVWEAPPQVTEPVRRLTEVLHRYQNALTDS; encoded by the coding sequence ATGGGTATTTTTACCATCGCCAGCCAGCACCTTCGCTTCGCCGTTAAGCTGGCATTCGCCATCGTCCTGGCACTGTTTGTGGGCTTCCACTTTCAGCTGGAGACACCGCGCTGGGCTGTGCTGACAGCGGCGCTTGTTGCGGCCGGTCCGGCGTTTGCCGCCGGGGGGGAACCCTATTCCGGGGCCATCCGCTATCGCGGCATGCTACGTATCGTCGGGACTTTTATTGGCTGTGCGGCCGCGCTGGTTATCATTATTACAATGATTCGTTCGCCGCTGCTGATGCTGATGGTGTGTTGTGTGTGGGCCGGTTTTTGCACGTGGGTTTCTTCGCTGGTGAAAGTGGAAAACTCGTATGCCTGGGGGCTGTCGGGCTACACCGCCCTGATCATTGTGATTACGATTCAGGCCGAACCTTTACTGGCCCCGCAGTTTGCCGTCGAACGTTGCAGCGAAATCGTGATTGGTATCGTCTGCGCGATCGTTGCCGATCTGCTTTTCTCGCCGCGATCCATTAAACAAGAAGTCGACCGTGAACTGGACGCCATGATTGTTGCCCAGTACCAGCTCATGCAGCTGTGCATAAAGCATGGCGACAGTGCGGAGATGGACAATGCCTGGGGGGCGCTTGTGCGGCGTACCGCTGCGCTGGAAGGGATGCGCAGCAACCTCAATATGGAATCTTCGCGCTGGTCACGTGCTAATCGACGCCTGAAAGCCATCAATACGGTGTCATTAACGCTGATCACCCAGGCGTGCGAAACCTTTCTTATCCAGAACACCCGTCCTGAGGTGGTCACGGATACGTTTCGCGAGCTGTTCGAGGCGCCAGTCGAAACGGTGCAGGATGTGCATCGACAGCTCAAACGCATGCGGCGGGTGATGGCCTGGACCGGCGAGCACGATACGCCGGTGACGATTTACACCTGGGTCGGCGCGGCGACGCGTTTTCTGCTGCTCAAGCGCGGCGTGGTGAGTAACACCAAAATCAGCGCCATCGAAGAAGACGTTTTACAGAGCGAAGTGGTTATCAAGCCCGAATCGGCCGAGCGCCACCATGCCATGGTCAACTTTTGGCGTACTACGCTGGCCTGTATGCTCGGCGCTTTATTCTGGCTCTGGACCGGCTGGACATCAGGGACGGGGGCAATGGTGATGATTGCCGTTGTCACCTCGCTGGCGATGCGGCTGCCGAATCCACGCATGGTGGCGATTGACTTCCTTTACGGCGCTATCGCTGCGCTACCCATCGGCGCGTTCTACTTCCTGGTGGTGCTCCCGTCGACTCAGCAAAGCATGCTATTGCTCTGTATCAGTCTGGCGGTGCTGGCGTTCTTTATCGGGATTGAAGTGCAGAAACGTCGGCTGGGTTCGCTCGGTGCGCTGGCCAGTACCATCAATATTCTGGTGCTGGATAACCCGATGACGTTTCACTTTAGCCAGTTCCTCGACAGTGCGTTAGGTCAGTTGGTGGGCTGCTTCCTGGCGATGATGGTGATTCTGCTGGTGCGCGATAATTCTCAGGCGCGCACCGGACGTGTGCTGCTGAACCAGTTTGTTTCCGCGGCCGTTTCCGCGATGACGACCAACACCGCGCGTCGCAAAGAAAATCATCTGCCCGCGCTATATCAGCAGCTTTTTTTACTGCTGACGAAATTCCCCGGCGATGTTGCTAAATTTCGCCTGGCGCTGACAATGATCATCGCCCATCAGCGGCTGCGAAATGCGCCGGTGCCCATCAATGATGATTTGTCAGCGTTTCACCGCCAGCTTCGCCACACGGCCGATCGCGTTATTTCGGCTTCCAGCGATGACAAACGCCGTCGCTACTTTAGTCAGTTACTGGAGGAGCTAAACGTGTATCAGGAGAAACTGCGCGTCTGGGAAGCTCCCCCGCAGGTGACGGAACCGGTTCGACGGCTAACGGAAGTCCTCCATCGCTATCAAAATGCCCTGACCGATAGCTAA
- the argR gene encoding transcriptional regulator ArgR, producing MRSSSKQEELVKAFKALLKEEKFSSQGEIVLALQEQGFENINQSKVSRMLTKFGAVRTRNAKMEMVYCLPAELGVPTTSSPLKNLVLDIDYNDAVVVIHTSPGAAQLIARLLDSLGKSEGILGTIAGDDTIFTTPANGFSVKDLYEAILMLFEQEL from the coding sequence ATGCGAAGCTCGTCGAAACAAGAAGAATTAGTGAAAGCGTTTAAAGCGCTGCTCAAAGAAGAGAAATTTAGCTCACAGGGAGAGATTGTCCTGGCCTTACAGGAACAGGGCTTCGAGAATATCAATCAGTCAAAAGTCTCCCGCATGTTAACCAAGTTTGGCGCGGTACGAACTCGCAACGCCAAAATGGAAATGGTTTACTGCCTGCCCGCAGAGTTAGGCGTGCCGACCACGTCAAGTCCCTTGAAGAATCTGGTTTTGGATATTGATTATAACGATGCGGTTGTCGTGATTCACACCAGCCCCGGCGCTGCGCAGCTGATCGCTCGCCTGCTTGATTCACTGGGTAAATCGGAAGGTATTCTCGGAACGATTGCGGGTGATGATACGATCTTCACGACGCCTGCGAACGGTTTCTCGGTGAAAGATCTGTACGAAGCCATCCTGATGCTGTTCGAGCAAGAGCTTTAA